GGGATAGACGAGGATGGAACCCACCCCTGCCCCTCCGAGGAGGGGATTTTCGGGAGAAATGCCTACCGGTTTTGCTATTGCTATTGTCCCGGTGTAAACCGAAGTGGACTGACACACGACAACTGTTAAGCTAACGGTAAAATTGCCGTTGTCGGGATAGGTGTGAACGGGGTGTTCTTCGGAAACAGGGGGGCTGCCGTCTCCGAAATCCCAGATGCAGTAGCCGCCTTGCCCGATGTATGCGTTTTGGCTCAGGTTGGTGAACAACACGGTGTAATCTAATATTTCGTGACCGAAAGCCGCTTGCGGATTTGGCTCGAAATCTATGCACGCGGCACGGGTGAGAGTTGAAGTGTCGTTGCAAACTATAGCCTGCAGGGTAACGGAGTATAAGCCGGATGATTGGTAGGTGTGGGTGGGCAGGCTGCCGCTGCAGGGTTCGAAGCCCTGACCGCAAAGCAGGGGCGGGCTGCCGTCTCCCCAGTCTAAGATATAATGCCCGCCGTCTATGCTGTCGGGATAGACGTATTGGCTTTGGTTGGCAAAGGCTATGGTTTGGGGCATGGATGGGTATGGCAGCGCCAAAAAATCAGCCTTAGGCTCGGTAAGCAAACCCATGCAGTTTAAGCGGACCAACCATGCGTCCGCCCCCGAACCCGAAGCGGTGTTGCTCTCCGTTCTGCCGCACAGCACATACCCGCTTTTGCCGCTGTAGTCGTGGTTTTGGACGATGAGGTCGTAGAAATAGTCCGGTTTGTTGCCTCCGTATCTCCGTTTCCAAAGCGTGTTCCCCGAACTGTCGAGTTTTACAATTTCGGCATCTAATAGTACCAACGGAGCCATGGAATATGGGTAGGTTGAACCGGCAATGACAACTTCTCCTGTTGTTAATTCTTTTACGCTTGATGCGGCACTTTCTAAAAAATGCTCGTTGTTTATCCAAGCCACACTATGATCTGGGTTTAATTTATAGACATAAGCATAAGTATTTACATTGGGAACAATTCTCCTTCCCGAAAAAAAGATATTACCACTACTGCCAACAAATAAACTTGTTGCTACATCACATGAAATCCAGTTAGTGGGGTTGAGGTCAAAAACCTGATGCCAAAGCCAGTTGCCAAGAGAATCTATTTTGATGAGGGCTATATCGCTGTTATCATAATTGACCGTTGCCAACAAATATGCGCCCCCATCTGGCGTTGCGGCGATGTCTTGAATCCAATTTAGCTTATTAGAAGTGTTAAAATAGAAATTATATAGAGTATCTAATAAGATAAAGCCAGTGGTAGGGTTCTTTTTCGTTAGATATAGATAAAGACCATTATTATCTGGAAGGTCTATCCAACCACCCATTAAAACGTTCTCACCTGTCTTTGTAGCACATCTGAGATTGGTACTATTTAATTGCCAAGCATTTATTGGTTGTAAATTCGGTTGTAACAACACATAGTAAGATAAAGCTGAATCCGTTTCTACGTTTCTTCCTTCACTTACTAATAAAAAATTGTTATCATTTAAAGCCAATAAATCCATTGCACCGTTTTCAAAGTAAGAGCCACAAAATTCTTGTCTTACCCAGTTCTCACCATTGAGATTAACTGAAACTATAAAAGAACAAACTAAAAAATTATCAGGATTAGCAAATCTTCCGGAAAGATAATATAAAGTATCTTGCTGTAATATTGTCGAAGCATGATGACTTATCTCCCAAGAATAAGATTTGGAGAAATATTTTTGAGCAAAGCAATCAGAAGACAATATGCACAATAGAAATGTTACCAGTAAACAGCTTTTCATAATTGGTTAATTTAAAATGCCACGCAACTTAATGTTTAGTTGCGTGGCATGTGAATAATTAGTTTAAGATAACCAATTTATCTTTAAAAATGGTTTTGCCATTAAGGCTTACTGTATAAAAATACAACCCAGATGTAAAATGATGAACATCTATATTAAATGTTCCACTATTTTTAAACGAGTTGGTGCTTACTCTTTTACCTATAGAATTATATATAGTTAAAATGGCCTCCTCGTCTTTAGACAATGTACAATTTATAAATGCTGTTTGGGTAGTTGGGTTTGGATATAATCTAAACAGTGATTGATTATTCCAATTTTTAAACGAAGTGTACCAGTTGTCGCCGCCATTTGCCAAGGCCGGCAATTCGACGGGAAACTCTATCGTCTTTGCCAGATATAGCAATGTCTGCGCTTTGTAGCTCGTTTTGGTGCCGCTTTCGGCTATATCTAATAGTTGGTCTTCTTCGGCATTTGTTATTTCAAATATGGTGCGGTTGTCGTTGCGCAGATCAATCAACAACTGATTTAACTCCACAAACCTAAGGTTTTCCTCGGTTTCGGCATCTATCAGGTTCAACAGATTTTGTGCAACTTCAATGCTGTCAATAGCAATGTAATGCGGGACAAGCCGGCGTTGGGCCAAAAGATATTCATTATACTCATGCAGTAAAGACAAAGCATCAATATAATTGCTGTCTGTCAATAATCGCAATACGAGTTCAGCCAATTCTAAATCAGTCATGGCATCAATGCCAAAATATTCTGTTACATCAGAGATTGGAGTATATCCTTGGTCTGAACAAAATTCATTTAATCCAATATCAAAACAATTTTCCGGTTCGTAGTCTCCGATTGCCGACAAGTCTTCATCTATCAGTTCGGTAGCATTTACATCGTTATAAATAATGCTGTTTACTTCGAAGCCTCCGACAGCGGGGCCTAACCTAATGTCCATCACCCCGAAAACACCTTCGCCACTGTAAGGGACAAAAGTATTGGCGGCAGGTAAATTTAAATCGCAATCTCCCTGTTGTGGAAGAACTCCATTCGAGTTGTAGAAGGCTCGCAAGTCTAAACCGTAATGGGCGTAATCCAACAAGTGGTTGCACCAGAACCATGTGGCAGAATTATCGCCTTCTACTATGATGGCTTGTTGGGTGTTGTTGACGAGGTTGCCGGCAATTATTGAGCCGTCCATATCGCTTTGGTTGATGATGATACCCATATTCGTATTATGCAGAAAATTGTTGGTTGCCAATATGTTTGAGCCTCGCAGGTAGAATGAAGCGGTGAGAAGAGGGTTATAGAAATCTATACTGTTACCGGTGTCGTTTACCTTGTTCCCTATCAGCTTACACAAGTCGTTTCCGTCTGCTTGTACAGACAGGCGGCAGTTTTGAAAATTATTGGTTTCTATTATACTGACCTGCGATATGGCGTTTTTAAAATTGCGGGCAGAGATTCCTACTTGATTTTCTTCAAAAAAGTTATCTCTTGCCAGCAGGTGTGCTACGTGGTTTGCTCTGATGCCATATTTATGGTTATGAGAATAACAATCTAAAACAACAATTCGGTTACACCATGTGGCATGAATGCCGGCTTCGGGCTGTTCGATTAGGTTGTTAAACGGATACCATAAACCGGCGCTTTCGGTAAGAAAATCGTTGTGTGTAAAAGAATAATTGATGTTGTTGTTCCAACTTACGTTGATGTCCTGAAAACAACCTTTAAAATTGGAGTGGTTGATAGAAATTATACCTCCGGAGGTTGCTCTTGCCGGAGAGTCGGAAAACAAAACGGGTAATGAAATTGAAGATACGTTGATATATGGGTTATCCGGCGGCGAAGTATTGGCAATAGTGGTATTGTTGAGCGGGGCTAAATTCATATTTACTACTCCTAAGATAGCGTGTAGCACTTGCGATTCATACATATCGAATTTCCCTGCATTACTTGGGGATGGTGTGATATCTATACCCGGACCTTGAACCTGAACACCTGTCCACATTACTTCACAAACACCGTCAATCACTGTATTTTCTATACTGAGCGATCCGCCGGGCTGTACAAGAATGCGTTTGTCGGGGGCAAAAAACAGATTCATATCGTTGATAGCAAGTTCTATGCCGTTGGGGATGACCAAATCCACATTAAACGACAAGTCGGTTGAACTGCCGGTAATAGCGGTAAACGGATGGGAACCGGGCTGCCATGTGGCAGTGGCGGGCGGGGAATAGCTGTTCCGGTTTTCGCCAAACTCGGATAGTATATAAACATCCTGTGTGCCTGCGTTCACGGTGAAAAAGTTGGTTATATCGAGACAATCATAAGGGGGAACTGTCGGTTCGCACTCAATAATGGTCAGCACTACATTTATCCCCGCGCCGTTTCCACTTATACATATACCGCTTGTGCCGGAATTAATGGCTTGCATGTTGATAATAATTTCCTGCCCAACAGTAAAAGAAGAGCCAATGTTGAGGTTTAGATCAACAGTTGTACAAAGGTTGGTATTGGGGTCAAAATCTACAGTTGTTTGCCCAAAATTATTAAAAACACCGCTACCGTTAACCACAGAAACTCCGGGCAGGCTTTCTATGTCGGCATCCAAAAATACACTTACGAGGTCAAAAGGCCCTGTTTCGGGAGTTTCTAAACAGATAGTATAGGGGATGGTAACAATACTGCCCGGGCAAACATCGTCTATATCGTCTGCACTTATACTGATATGTTCTTCACATTCGAGGGTAACTTTTAGATTGTCTATAAACAAATTTGTTAACCCTGCATTCTCTGAACTACCGATAGTTGAATTGACATTCAAAAGCAAAGTATTAATTGGTGTTCCAGTAGTATTTATCCAGGTAAAACTGTAAAAAGGTAAATTATTAAAATCAATGGCATCTAAAATGGCAGTCATTGCAGTAGGTTGAATTGCTTGATAATTAATAGGAAGTCCACATGGATCCAAGTTCATATTTGTAGCGGTAATTGTGCTACCACACAAAAAAAACTCATCGCTAGTGCAATCTGGAAAAGGAAAAGACGAACAAGGAGGATAATCGCTTAAAGCTGTAAATTGTATAGTGGGTTCTATGTCAGGATCATTTCCCCATGCAAGCAAGTACATATATAATGCAGTTGCGTTAAAACTGATTACCACTTCGCATCCTATTGGTATGGGTTTTGATAAAGGAATAGGAGTTGCATCCCAATCGAATGCCGAAAGAGTTCCTGCTATCGCGATAAGCAATTGGTTGTTTTCATCATAGTCTGTAATATGAGGACTGCTAATCCTACCATCAAATTGTATTTCGGGCACATTTAGTCCGTCGTAAATGACATCATTATAATTAAACTCTTCAAAATCACCAAAGCACACAATATTACAGTATGGATCATCGCATACAGTTTCTATTGGTTCGTTCTTTACGACAACGGTTACTATTTCGGTTTGACAAATACCATCGCAAGATACTACGGTGTAGCAGAAGTAGAAAATACCTGTTGAAGTAGCTGTTATGGTTAGGGTAGTACCGACAAGGGTTACATTTAAATCGCCTATAAAACCGCAATCGGTAACGATGCTTATGTCTGCACCTTCGGGTATGATATCATTAGCTGTGATGCTGTTATTATCGGTCAAGTCAAAAATAAGCGGGTTATTGGCAGCCGTTCCCTGTAAAAAGATTTGATAGGAATCGGGGTTGGTAAATACTTCGCAGTTTTGCGGGCAGCTTTCCTCGGTGACTAAATGATAGCCCAATGCACAGAGTATCTGTTGCTCTTCGGCGGTAACTACCCGCCTTGCTTCGGCATAATCAAATTCGTAGTGCATGACATATTTTAATGCCGGACTTAATCCCAGGTTTGTAGCACAACCAAAATCTAAATGCGAGAGTTTATTCAGAAAAAACGAAGGACCGTTACCGCCTGTAAATGTGGTGTAAGCACCCACATTTACGGGTGCAATAATTACATCATCCGCGTTTTTAAATGCTAATTTTAAGTTGCAGCCCGAAGCCAAATCATCGGGCATATCGGGGAAATCGGTTTCATTAAAGGTATAGTCGTCGCAACAATCTATAGAAGGGTTATGTTGCAACAAATAGTCCTCTTCGAGTTTAGAATAAATAAATCTATCCCAACGGGAATAGAAATCGCCATCCAACAGGGGCGTTCCGTTAACGCTTATTCTGGAGGCAAACCCCAAAATATGCAAGGCTTCGTGTAATGCGATGCTGTAAAGGTCTAAATAGTTGGCTGCAATCGTAGGGTTATCAAAGTCATCGGTTGGCAGGTCGTCGTCTAAGGTATGCCAAGCATAAAGGTTACTGATTCGCAATTCGCCCAAAAAATAACCTGCAGGATAAGAAGTTAAGTAAGTGTTGTTGAGGCGGTCTAAAATCAGGCTGTTTGCCATGCCACATTCAGCCTCCCAAAATGGGGAACCGGTTCCGGCAACACCGCTAGTAAGTTCCATTTTATTTACCAAAATATCGACAGGAAGGTCGCTTTCTGAGATAATCAAATCAGAAAGGTCAGCAAAAACCTGGCAGATAGTTTCTTGTTCCTCATCTGACCATGTTGTTCCTTCAAAGTAAAGATCGAAATGTCCGCTCTCACAATCGCTTTTGAAAGCTAAAGGATAGTAATTGAGCCTTACCTCTTCTTCGGTATAAGCATTTCCAAACCGATCGTAAAAACGGGCTGTTTGTCCTTGTTGAAGCGGCGGCTTCTCAATCAGTCCGCAAAAATCAAGCGGTTGCCCCATCAACACATTACCCCCCCCCATATATATAGGGAAAGCGATACGAAGACAACCAAATACTTAAAGCATGAAACAGGGAAAGAACTTTTTTCATTACGCATAAATTGGAGTTTTAATGCGGTTTAAAAAATGTTTCGTTAGTTAGTTTGTGTTCCCCAATGTGTTTTTTTATGATGGTGTAAGGTAGTGAATTGATTTATTGCTTGTATCAACAAATTTAAAAAAAATTTGCAGTGCTTACTTTTTTCTGAAGGAGGATATCAGGGATTTTTTTTACAAGGAATGTAACGAGAAAAATTGATTTGAAGGATTTTTCAAAATACGGATTGCGTTTCCGTATTATCCTAATCTAATTACACCAACCAAAACTTCGAGCTTTGGCATAGTTTGTCTATTTTTGCGACCTGATATTTGCGGCTCGAATGCAACATTTTGTTTCGTTTAATCATCTTCTTACACTTTTGCCGGCCAAACTGCGGTTTCATTCCTTAAAAATACAACGTGTTCAGATACCGATTTATTCAGATTTACCTTTTTAGTATTTGTGCGGCCCTGATGTTATTGTTCACCTTTTGTCGTGATGATAACTGGGCTACTGATACTTCCGACAAACTCGCTTTTTCAACCGATACTTTAGGGTTTGATACCGTATTTACAAGCGTTGGCTCTACTACCCATGGTTTTTTGGTTTACAACAACCATAAAAACCGGATTAATATTTCTTCGGCAAGGATGGGGGGTGGCGAAGGTTCTCCGTTTAGAATGAATATTGACGGACTTTCGGGTAAAAACCTGAGTAATATCGAAGTTTGGGCCGAAGATAGTGTATATGTGTTTGTAGAAGTTACCATAGACCCCGACGACACTACTACTCCCTTTGTGGTAGAAGACAGCATTTTGTTTGAAACAAACGGCAACCTTCAAAAGGTAATTCTGAGAGCATGGGGGCAAAACGCCAATTTTTTCGGACCCGGAACTCCAAACGGGCATAAGGTAGGGGTTACCGGCGACACTACATGGACCAATAACAAGCCTTATGTTATCTATGGAGGCATTATCGTTGATACCCTTCAACGCCTGACCATTGAGCCCGGGTGCAGAATCCATCTTCACAACAACGCTGTACTATATGTTAAGGGAAGCCTTCTGGTAAATGGCGGAACCGACTCTACCCAGATTGTTACATTTACCGGCACCCGCTTAGAACAATATTACGATGGAATCCCCGGACAATGGGGCGGTATATACCTGCTTAGTGCCAGCTACGACAACCTGATTACCGGGGCATTGATTAAAAACGCCCTGTTTGGAATCAGAACCGACTCGGTTTCGGTCAATCAACGTCCCAATTTGATTATCGGGAACAGTGTGATACGCGATATTTTCGATTCGGGCATCATCGGTCTATCAACCGGAATTGTCGGTTATAACAACCTGATTTATAATTGTGGCCGCCACAATCTTCAGTTCGAGTATGGGGGTCAATATACTTTTGTCAACTGTACTTTTGCAAATTACAGCAACGCCATCATCAATCATCGAAGCCCTATTGTCAGGATTGCAAATTATTTTCCGATAGACAATACCGTCAGTATCTTTCCATACACACAAACGGCTTTTACCAACTGTATCATTTACGGAAGTGAAAAAGAAGAGCTTCTGCTCGATGATGAACTCGAAGGCGGAGATCCAAATTTTATCACCACGCTTACTCGTTGTCTGCTAAAAACCGAGCGAAGCAATACTGACCCTTTGGTTGCCGATTGTCTGTTGAACCCTGCTTTTCAGGACACCCTGTTTGTCAACTCATTTCAACGAGATTTTAGATTGAACGACGATTCGCCTTGCATCAACGCCGGATTGTCCGACTTTCAAATTGACCTCGGTTTTACAACCATCAGTTTACAGACCGATTTGTTGGGAAACAACCGCAACGATGGAGCCTGGGACCTGGGATGTTATGAGTTTATACCGGAATAATGTGCAAAGTACCCCCAATCCGGACAATTCTTGTCTGTAACACATTAAAACAAGATTTATGCTATTTTGGAAAGCGGTAAATTCTTGTTTTATTACCCTCAGTTAAACTTTGCGGGTCAGACCTTTAAAAACAGGGGGGGGCTTCAATCAAAAACTGACAACCTATAGCCCTGATTTCGCCTACCCTTTCCCGAAGTAGGTAAGAAGCCGGTAAATTAAAATCAAAAAACTAACTTGAGAAGCAAATTTTATTGTCTTTTTAAGGAGGAAAATTGCTTTTTTTAAAGCGTAAATTGCTTTTTTAAAAAGGAAAATTGATTTTAAAACTTTTATAAAAACCGGAATTGGGTCAAATCTTACTTCATTACTCAATAAAATGATGATTTTAGGAAACAAAAGATTAATTAAACTTCCAAAAATCTATTTTTTAACCTTTAAAATTGAAATTTTTAGGAGAGAAAAGTCAATTTAATTGAGGAAAATTGATTTAAAAATCTATAAAATTGACATTTTTTTGGAGAAAATTTTGCCTTGCCTGGTGAATAAAACAGATGTATGGGCGAAAATTTTTTTTATAAATGTGCTTGCTTTTTTTTTACCGGGTCTGAATTGTAGATTGTTCCCAAACAAACCGGACTTAAATAGTTTCTTTGTTTTTTTCCGGTTTAAGTGGTTGTTGTAGTTTTTGAGTAAAAAAGCGAGGTTAAACTTGCTTAAATTTTATGAAGTTTTGGTAAAAAAAAGGTAGAACGCTCGCACAAAAAAATAAAAGTAATTTATACCAATGTATCAATAATGTATAAAAAGATGTAACTTTCGGCCTACTTAGCAACTCTTTAACGCGTAAGAATATGGAAATTACCGGTAGAATTATTCAGTTACTGCCTTTACAGGAAGGTACAAACCGCAGTGGTAACCCTTGGCGCAAACAGGAATTTATACTTGAAACGGAGAGTCAATATCCCAAAAAAGTATTGGTTATGCTTTGGGGAGATAAAGTCGAACAATTTAAAGTACAAGAAGGACAAAAAGTTACGGCGTATATAGACCTCGAAAGCAGAGAATATAATGGTCGCTGGTACACCGAAGTCAGGGCTTGGAAATTGGTTTCAGGCAACGAAAACGATTCAAATAATTCTCAGCCTCCTCCTGAGGACGAAGACGGCATGCCTTTTTAATTCATAAAGACATTCGCGATTTTAGAAACGGTGTTTTTTTGAACATTTTAGCCGGTGGGGAATCTTTCACCAATTCTCCTGTCTGAAAAATCAAGCATTTTTTGGCGCAAAAGCTAATTTTTTCAACTTACCAACATCCCACTTTTTCGGTAAAGTGGCTGACTTTTATATATGAGGTACACACAACATACTTTAGAGGCACTTGAAAACCTTTTGAAAGAAGGAGGTTACCGGTTGAAGACAGGGAAAGGCAGTTTTAACTCGGGATACTGCATCCTGCACGATAAAAAAGTAGTTGTACTGAACAAATACCATTCTATGGAAGCCCGTATCAACTCGCTGATAGATATAATTCGGGAACTGCCGTTCGATGTCCAGAGTTTGCCCGATGAGTTGGCGGAATGGTATCACAAAGTAATGCCCATGCAAACAAAACATCCGATTTTAAAAGGAAACACCGACATCACCATTCCTTAAACAGATATTGAGAGGTTTTTAGGTGTTTCATAAAACAGGAAAAGTAGAACATGCAAGCAGACACAAGAATTTTATCGAGTTCATGGACTCCGGTGATGAAATTTGTTTTTCCATTTTTTTTCGGAATAATCTATTTGATTGCCACAATAACTATTGTTTCGGTAGCTTTTACAAGCGAAATTGACTTTAAAACCATTTTAATTTTACTATTTGGCTTCGTGCTTGCCTTGTCTGTTGGCATTTGGGTACTTTTCCGGTTTTGCCTGCATCTTAAAAAGGTTACCCTCGTTCAGGATTACCTGTTAATCAGTAATTACCGTCAGACCATTCAAATTCCATTGTCCGAAATCGAACAGGTCAGACAGTTCTTGTTTTTAAACCCACCTTTGCTGACTATTTATCTGAAATCCCCTTCTAAATTCGGTTCTAAAATTGAGTTTCTCGCTTATACCCGTGTTTGGGATTTTTTTTCCAGCCATCCTACCTATTTGCTGCTTCAGGAATTGAGTTCGAAAAAAGGGTTATACCAACTATGATATAATTTTGCACCACGCATGAATGCTTAAAGTCTTTAAATTCCACTCCTCGGAGGTGTTAGGAGTGGGTTCTTTTAGATAGCGAAGTGGTATAAATACCTCGTACAGGCATGAATAAATTTAAAAAGGGTTGCAGCCGTGTTTTTTAATCAGTTTAAACACAGCTACAACCCCATAAAATGTACAATATCCTTTACCGGTTATTTAGGCTGTGGAACATAGCGCAAATATGGTTTTTTGATGTTTGCATCAACGCCATATTTATCGTGAATTTGTTCGGTTGGCACATTCAACGTAACAATAACATCGTCTCCGTTCTGCCAATCTACGGGAGTTGCCACACTATGATTGGCAGTCAGTTGAAGTGAATCGATGACACGCAAAATTTCATTAAAATTGCGTCCGGTGGATGCAGGGTAGGTCAAAGTCAGTTTTACCTTTTTATCCGGGCCAATGACAAACACCGATCGAACCGTAGATTTTTCGCTGGCATTTGGGTGAATCATATCGTATAGCTGAGCAACCTGATGATTTTCGTCTGCAATGATCGGAAAATTGACCGAAACGCGGTTGACTTCTTCGATATCGGGCACCCATCGTTTATGGGAAGCTAAATCATCCACCGAAACCGCAATAATTTTGGTGTTTCTTTTTTCAAACTCGTTTTTTAACATGGCTGTTCTTCCGAGTTCGGTGGTGCAAACGGGGGTAAAATCGGCAGGATGCGAAAACAACACCCCCCATGAATCTCCCAGCCATGAATAAAAGTCAATTTCTCCTTCAGTAGTTTGTGCTTTGAAATTTGGAGCTACATCTCCTAATCTTAATGACATAATTGATACGATTTATTTAATTAATAATGGTGGTTTTCAAAATTAAGGCTTTCAAATATTCAACCAGGCTAATTTTTGGCAAAAAAGAAATCAGTAATTGATAAGATAATTTTAAGCCATAAAAAATTAAGCCGGAATACTTTAAAAAAAACACCTTTGGAATTGATTAAGTTTTGGATAAAGTAATTTTTTAATATCCGTCTTATGTTCCGCAATCTAAAAAAATCAGTCTTCAAACCTAACTTCACTATTGCGTGAAAATGAAAGTTAGAATTTTGTTGTAAGCTTTGCTTCAATAAAAAAACAATAAACGTTTGAATTCAACAAACTTTGCGCATTTTTGTAGATTCAATTTTCATCTACCTAAAACGCAATCCTAACTATGGAGCCTGTTAAAAAAACTGTAATAAAAGTAACTGCTTTTGTAAAAGCTCCCATCGAAAAAGTCTGGTTGATATGGACAAGCCCCGAACATATTTTGCACTGGAATGCCGCATCAGAAGACTGGCATACTACCGTAGCCGAAAATAACCTGGAAATTGGAGGGAAATACAACTACCGAATGGAAGCCAAAGACGGAAGCCATGGATTTGATTTTTCAGGTACTTATACCAATGTTAAGCTCCATCAGGTTATTGAATATGTTTTGGACGATGGCAGAGAAGTGTCGGTAATTTTCGAATCTGCAGATGGAGGAATAAACATCACTGAAACCTTTGAAGCAGAAAACACTTTTCCGGTCGAGTTGCAACAAGCCGGATGGCAGGCGATTTTAAATAAGTTTAAATCTTATACCGAACTCCACTAAAACTATCTTTACAACTATGTATGACAATCCGATAAAATCTTGTTTGTGGTATGATGGAATTGCACTTGAAGCCGCCCAATATTACTGTTCTGTCTTTCCCAATTCTAAAGTCCTTAATATCCATCATTTAGTTGTTGAATTTGAACTGAATGGAACCAGGTTTATGGGGTTAAATGCAGGCTCCAGATTTAAGTTTAACCCTTCTTTTTCATTTACTGCTCTTTTCGACACGATTGAACAAACCAATGAAATATGGGGAAAACTTATCGAAGGAGGCAAAGCCCTGATGGCCATTGACAAATATGAATGGAGTTCCCGTTATGGTTGGTTGGAAGACAAATATGGGATGAGTTGGCAAATAACAGTAGCTGAAACAACAACCGATACTCAAAAAATAATTCCTTCCCTGCTGTTTACCGATGGTATGTTTGGAAAAGCCGGGGAAGCCATCCGTTTTTATACTTCTGTTTTTCCAAATTCTTTCGTCCCATTGTTGGTGCCGTTTCCTGAAGATGACCCCAACGCCGGAAAAGTGATGTATTCGGAGGTTAAACTCAACAATCATGACCTGATCGCTATGGATGGAGTCGGGGCACATGGCTATGCCTTTAACGAGGCAGTTTCGCTGGTGGTGGACTGCAACACACAGGAAGAAATTGATTACTATTGGAATCGCCTTACCGAAGGCGGTGAAGAAAGTATGTGTGGCTGGTTGAAAGACAGGTTTGGGGTTTTCTGGCAAATTGTTCCTGCGATTACCGGAAATCTTTTATCTGACCCCGAAAGAGGTCAAAGAGTGATGCAGGAGGTTTTAAAGATGAAAAAATTAGATCTCAATATCATGCTCAATGCATAGGGAAGCCTGTTTTTCCTGTTAAAGTGGCAACTACTAAAACTGCAAGACCCACGATCAGAAATTATTTTGTGGAAATTGAATTTTTAGACAGAAAAAAATCTATTTAAGGGTCGCCCCTTCTCAGACTAAAAGTACCACTTCGTTCCAAATTTCCTCTGCAATGATTTCGGGAGTTTGGTTGCCGTCAATAAAAAAGATTTGTTCCTGA
This is a stretch of genomic DNA from Sphingobacteriales bacterium. It encodes these proteins:
- a CDS encoding peroxiredoxin, with the protein product MSLRLGDVAPNFKAQTTEGEIDFYSWLGDSWGVLFSHPADFTPVCTTELGRTAMLKNEFEKRNTKIIAVSVDDLASHKRWVPDIEEVNRVSVNFPIIADENHQVAQLYDMIHPNASEKSTVRSVFVIGPDKKVKLTLTYPASTGRNFNEILRVIDSLQLTANHSVATPVDWQNGDDVIVTLNVPTEQIHDKYGVDANIKKPYLRYVPQPK
- a CDS encoding SRPBCC family protein, coding for MEPVKKTVIKVTAFVKAPIEKVWLIWTSPEHILHWNAASEDWHTTVAENNLEIGGKYNYRMEAKDGSHGFDFSGTYTNVKLHQVIEYVLDDGREVSVIFESADGGINITETFEAENTFPVELQQAGWQAILNKFKSYTELH
- a CDS encoding VOC family protein, which translates into the protein MYDNPIKSCLWYDGIALEAAQYYCSVFPNSKVLNIHHLVVEFELNGTRFMGLNAGSRFKFNPSFSFTALFDTIEQTNEIWGKLIEGGKALMAIDKYEWSSRYGWLEDKYGMSWQITVAETTTDTQKIIPSLLFTDGMFGKAGEAIRFYTSVFPNSFVPLLVPFPEDDPNAGKVMYSEVKLNNHDLIAMDGVGAHGYAFNEAVSLVVDCNTQEEIDYYWNRLTEGGEESMCGWLKDRFGVFWQIVPAITGNLLSDPERGQRVMQEVLKMKKLDLNIMLNA